The proteins below come from a single Triticum aestivum cultivar Chinese Spring chromosome 5D, IWGSC CS RefSeq v2.1, whole genome shotgun sequence genomic window:
- the LOC123122186 gene encoding DNA damage-binding protein cmr1, which produces MAEDGLNDYERLRQENIRRNQEKLAPLRRKADELSAAIRLAKPKRPYQAKPKPKAPTGPVRSSGRARGVAPDNLPPDLRSTHLSPSLASSILGAPPPEGAKVRAAGDFDAGRDMVLMPAHARKVMPCCIVSMRVLPLADRTVVAAGDKMGNIGYWDADGVSEDAGGADGVFRYWPHKGPVLAIVAHQAAPHKVYSSSHQGDICLMDFEEEKYSIIHLWEWPVYSLCQAQNSVGCLYFGDGKGGLTLSDERVGKVLTTWDVHEERINSIDFHPEKPHMLATSSTDRTACIWDVRNIKTKEPDSLKVFKLNKSAQSAYFSPSGRMLAVTSSSICGTVQVFSMDDFEKSHIVEYNNQKGSWPSKSKVIWGWNDTDLYAGNRSKGIDIISVDVNDSGLSAQNSSCLRSEHMTCIPHQFSAHPYKAGYLACSSSSSNVFLWTST; this is translated from the exons ATGGCGGAGGACGGCCTCAACGACTACGAGCGCCTTCGCCAGGAGAACATCCGCCGCAACCAGGAAAAGCTCGCCCCCCTCCGCCGCAAGGCCGACGAGCTCTCCGCCGCCATCCGGCTCGCTAAACCTAAGCGGCCGTATCAGGCCAAGCCCAAGCCCAAGGCCCCGACCGGCCCCGTCCGCTCCTCCGGCCGCGCCCGCGGCGTCGCTCCCGACAACCTCCCCCCGGATCTCAGAAGCACCCACCTCTCGCCCTCGCTCGCCTCCTCCATCCTCGGGGCTCCCCCGCCGGAGGGGGCCAAGGTTCGTGCGGCGGGCGATTTCGATGCTGGGAGGGACATGGTGCTGATGCCCGCGCACGCGAGGAAGGTAATGCCCTGTTGCATAGTGTCGATGCGGGTCCTTCCGCTCGCCGACCGGACCGTGGTGGCGGCGGGCGACAAAATGGGGAATATTGGGTACTGGGACGCCGACGGTGTCTCGGAGGATGCCGGCGGTGCAGATGGGGTGTTCCGTTATTGGCCACACAAGGGCCCTGTGTTAGCAATCGTGGCGCACCAGGCGGCACCACACAAG GTTTACAGCTCTAGCCATCAGGGTGATATTTGTCTTATGGACTTTGAGGAGGAAAAGTACAGTATCATCCATTTATGGGAGTGGCCTGTTTATTCGCTTTGTCAAGCGCAGAATAGTGTCGGATGCCTATATTTTGGTGATGGAAAAGGTGGCCTGACACTTTCCGATGAGCGCGTGGGTAAGGTGTTAACTACATGGGATGTGCATGAGGAGAGAATCAACTCAATAGATTTTCATCCGGAGAAGCCACATATGCTTGCTACCAGTTCAACGGATCGAACAGCCTGTATATGGGATGTGAGAAATATAAAAACGAAGGAGCCAGATAGCCTGAAGGTTTTCAAACTCAACAAATCTGCTCAGTCAGCTTATTTCTCACCTAGTGGCCGCATGTTAGCAGTAACAAG CTCTAGCATTTGTGGTACTGTCCAAGTATTTAGCATGGATGACTTTGAAAAGTCGCATATTGTGGAGTATAATAACCAGAAAGGCAGTTGGCCTTCTAAATCCAA ggTTATCTGGGGCTGGAACGACACCGACCTATATGCTGGAAACAGGAGCAAGGGAATAGACATTATCTCAGTTGATGTCAATGACAGTGGCCTCTCGGCTCAGAACAGCTCATGTCTTAGGAGTGAACACATGACATGCATTCCACACCAGTTTTCTGCACACCCATATAAAGCTGGCTATCTTGCCTGTTCAAGCTCCAGCAGCAACGTGTTCCTTTGGACCAGCACTTAA
- the LOC123125160 gene encoding PAMP-induced secreted peptide 1-like, whose translation MASSSGQRAAALAAALVVVLLVAGAGLAGAARPAPAERSGDGAMYSAVYPAAVVVADKARETVEMLLARLPAGPSPKGPGH comes from the coding sequence ATGGCATCGTCGTCGGGGCAGCGCGCGGCGGCTCTAGCGGCAGCGCTCGTGGTCGTCCTTCTGGTCGCCGGAGCGGGCCTTGCCGGCGCGGcgcggccggcgccggcggagaGGAGCGGGGACGGCGCGATGTACTCGGCGGTGTACCCGGCCGCGGTGGTGGTGGCGGACAAGGCGAGGGAGACGGTGGAGATGCTCTTGGCGAGGCTGCCGGCTGGGCCCAGCCCCAAGGGCCCTGGCCACTAG